A genomic segment from Alistipes senegalensis JC50 encodes:
- a CDS encoding carboxypeptidase-like regulatory domain-containing protein, protein MKLKILLILMLAAVTFTSYAQDGGIRGKVVSRNGRVALSNVRVKIESLGLTVMTDKDGNFVIENLPKGDYTLSFATPEFEPLDLMVRVDNRNVKDLRQVIIVPTGPAGGVLDDAIFAEFDNDSSSSDTQALPSSLSSSKDLFNNIASYRFSEMRFNVRGYDSQYSDIYLNGIRFNDAMTGYGPWSLWSGLNDATRNQENYTGLEAADFGIGGIGGMTNVNARASQMRKGFRVSVSNGNQMYRFRAMVSYGSGQLDNGWSYAFSVGTRQGGNGYVDGVYYNSYSYFASAEKLFGDNHRLGLTLMASPSERGAQQASTDEAYRLFGNNYYNPNVGYQAGKLRNSRVRNTHEPIVMLNYTWDMSENTRLNAATALRFGKNGYSALTWNGGADPRGDYYRYMPSSDGTQIVPGITTDQTIYFYLQDAIMAAGVWDGMLDYDDFFHKNQYIDTDPVLSKLMGNQYRSNYMIEERHTDQLDYNLAVNMQHNMRNNMRIVGGANLRVNRTNYYSEVKDLLGGDYWYDIDKFAERDMASTEAYQNDLDYYWATGHARIARVGDKYGYYYRAHLLETNAWANYTWGIGGFSLGVAGSVGYSQMYREGMWRKGLFPNNSKGDSKKLDYLTYEGKLSLGYKFSGAHSLEANAVYLQQAPKFATAFVSPRTRNTTTPGLKAEKVFGVDLTYNLNLPYIKARLSGYYTTITDQSKVISFYDDTRSSFTNFAMSGIDKEHYGVELGLSVPVWQGLSVVGAVSWGEYTYTSNPNFVQTVDNMDKIVLKDKVNWDGFHVESSPQLAINVGLDYRGPRNWFAGVNFNYYDDLYLSMNPLYRTATATEYYTNQIIAEVSKPEPNVETLAQAIASVKKIRNQEKFGGYYTLSANVGKNWYIHRNYMLGFSLEVKNILNDQDIRTGGYEQMRMSKVRGEGGDYIYGRFPSKYFYLFGTTYYLNVYFRF, encoded by the coding sequence ATGAAACTCAAAATTTTACTTATTCTGATGCTCGCCGCCGTGACCTTCACGTCCTATGCGCAGGACGGAGGCATCCGCGGCAAGGTGGTCTCGCGCAACGGCCGCGTGGCACTGAGCAACGTACGGGTGAAGATCGAAAGTCTGGGACTGACGGTCATGACCGACAAAGACGGCAATTTCGTTATCGAGAACCTCCCCAAGGGTGACTACACGCTGTCGTTTGCAACTCCCGAGTTCGAGCCGCTCGACCTGATGGTCCGCGTGGACAACCGGAACGTGAAGGATCTCCGGCAGGTCATCATCGTTCCGACGGGTCCTGCCGGCGGTGTGCTGGACGACGCGATCTTCGCCGAGTTCGACAACGACTCCTCGTCGTCGGACACGCAGGCGCTGCCCTCGTCGCTCTCGTCGTCGAAGGACCTGTTCAACAACATTGCGTCGTATCGTTTCAGCGAAATGCGCTTCAACGTCCGCGGCTACGATTCGCAGTATTCGGACATCTACCTGAACGGCATCCGCTTCAACGACGCCATGACCGGCTACGGCCCCTGGTCGTTGTGGAGCGGTCTGAACGACGCCACGCGCAATCAGGAGAATTACACGGGTCTCGAAGCTGCTGACTTCGGCATCGGCGGCATCGGCGGCATGACCAACGTCAACGCCCGCGCTTCGCAGATGCGCAAGGGCTTCCGGGTCAGCGTGTCGAACGGCAACCAGATGTACCGTTTCCGGGCGATGGTCTCCTACGGTTCGGGACAGCTGGACAACGGCTGGTCGTATGCCTTCTCGGTGGGTACCCGTCAGGGCGGCAACGGCTATGTGGACGGCGTTTATTACAACTCCTATTCCTACTTCGCTTCGGCCGAGAAGCTCTTCGGCGACAACCACCGTCTGGGCCTTACGCTGATGGCGTCGCCTTCGGAGCGCGGAGCCCAGCAGGCATCGACCGACGAGGCTTACCGCCTGTTCGGCAACAACTACTACAATCCCAACGTGGGTTATCAGGCCGGCAAGCTCCGCAACTCGCGCGTGCGCAACACCCACGAACCGATCGTGATGCTGAACTACACGTGGGACATGTCGGAGAACACGCGCCTGAACGCCGCCACGGCGCTGCGTTTCGGTAAGAACGGCTATTCGGCGCTGACGTGGAACGGCGGTGCGGACCCCCGCGGCGATTACTACCGCTACATGCCTTCATCGGACGGCACGCAGATCGTGCCGGGCATCACCACCGATCAGACGATCTATTTCTATTTGCAGGATGCCATCATGGCGGCCGGCGTATGGGACGGTATGCTCGACTACGACGATTTCTTCCACAAGAACCAATACATAGATACGGACCCCGTGCTGTCCAAACTGATGGGCAACCAGTACCGTTCGAACTACATGATCGAGGAGCGTCACACCGACCAGCTGGACTACAACCTGGCGGTCAACATGCAGCATAACATGCGCAACAACATGCGCATCGTCGGCGGCGCCAACCTGCGCGTCAACCGCACGAATTACTATTCGGAGGTCAAGGACCTGCTGGGCGGCGACTACTGGTACGACATCGACAAGTTCGCCGAGCGCGACATGGCCAGCACCGAGGCTTACCAGAACGATCTGGATTACTACTGGGCTACGGGTCACGCCCGCATTGCCCGCGTCGGCGACAAATACGGCTACTACTACCGGGCGCACCTGCTCGAAACCAATGCCTGGGCCAACTATACGTGGGGCATCGGCGGTTTCTCGCTGGGTGTCGCCGGATCGGTCGGCTATTCGCAGATGTACCGCGAGGGTATGTGGCGCAAGGGTCTGTTCCCCAACAATTCGAAAGGCGACTCGAAGAAGCTCGACTACCTGACCTACGAGGGCAAACTCTCGCTGGGCTACAAGTTCTCGGGCGCCCATTCGCTCGAAGCCAATGCGGTTTACTTGCAGCAGGCTCCGAAGTTCGCCACGGCATTCGTGTCGCCGCGCACGCGCAACACGACCACTCCGGGCCTGAAGGCTGAGAAGGTGTTCGGCGTAGACCTCACCTACAACCTCAATCTGCCCTACATCAAGGCGCGTCTTTCGGGATACTACACGACGATCACCGACCAGTCGAAGGTCATCTCGTTCTACGACGATACCCGCAGTTCGTTCACCAACTTCGCCATGAGCGGCATCGATAAGGAGCACTACGGCGTGGAACTGGGCCTTTCGGTTCCGGTATGGCAGGGGCTTTCGGTCGTCGGCGCCGTGAGCTGGGGCGAGTACACCTACACGTCGAACCCCAACTTCGTGCAGACGGTGGACAACATGGACAAAATCGTGTTGAAGGATAAGGTCAACTGGGACGGCTTCCATGTGGAAAGCTCGCCGCAGCTGGCCATCAACGTCGGTCTCGACTACCGCGGACCCCGCAACTGGTTCGCCGGCGTGAATTTCAACTACTACGACGATCTCTACCTCTCGATGAACCCGCTTTACCGCACGGCAACGGCTACGGAGTACTACACCAACCAGATCATCGCCGAGGTGTCGAAGCCCGAACCGAACGTCGAAACGCTGGCGCAGGCCATCGCTTCGGTGAAGAAGATCCGCAATCAGGAGAAGTTCGGCGGGTATTACACCCTCAGCGCCAACGTGGGCAAGAACTGGTATATCCACCGCAACTACATGCTGGGATTCAGCCTCGAGGTGAAGAACATCCTCAACGATCAGGACATCCGCACGGGCGGCTACGAGCAGATGCGCATGAGCAAGGTGCGCGGCGAGGGCGGCGATTACATCTACGGTCGCTTCCCCTCGAAGTATTTCTACCTGTTCGGTACGACCTATTACCTGAACGTCTATTTCCGTTTCTAA
- a CDS encoding endonuclease/exonuclease/phosphatase family protein, producing the protein MKKILLTGLFASLIVAACFAQKPYKVVFYNFENLFDTINEPGVLDEEFTPEGPKKWNTAKYTKKIGNLERVLFDIAAEDKDFPVVIGVSEIENRSVMEDVIAQPKLAHGNYRIVHYDSPDARGVDVGFYYRPDVFKLEGSAAIPFKMPEMPNFKTRDFVTMWGTIENEPFFFLVSHWPSRLGGKEASDPKRLAAASQVKHIVDSVMAANPATKVVVMGDLNDDATDASVVEGLSAKGKIKDVKEGDMFNPFIALLKAGYGTLAYRDAWNLFDNIVVSENLATGSTGELKIQPVGKSKFYGGIFRRPYMIQKEGQYKGYPLRTFVGNDFQGGFSDHFPVYIYIAK; encoded by the coding sequence ATGAAGAAAATCCTTTTGACAGGACTGTTTGCCTCCCTCATCGTGGCGGCATGCTTTGCGCAGAAGCCCTATAAAGTGGTCTTCTACAACTTCGAGAACCTGTTCGACACCATCAACGAACCGGGGGTGCTGGACGAGGAGTTCACGCCCGAAGGACCCAAGAAGTGGAACACGGCCAAGTACACCAAGAAGATCGGAAACCTCGAACGGGTGTTGTTCGACATCGCCGCCGAGGACAAGGATTTTCCCGTCGTGATCGGCGTCTCGGAGATCGAGAACCGCTCGGTGATGGAGGATGTGATCGCACAGCCGAAACTCGCGCACGGCAACTATCGCATCGTGCATTACGACTCGCCCGATGCCCGCGGCGTGGACGTTGGGTTCTACTACCGTCCCGACGTTTTCAAACTCGAAGGCAGCGCGGCTATTCCGTTCAAAATGCCCGAAATGCCGAACTTCAAGACGCGCGATTTCGTCACGATGTGGGGCACGATCGAGAACGAGCCGTTCTTCTTCCTCGTGAGCCACTGGCCCTCGCGGCTGGGCGGCAAGGAGGCTTCGGACCCCAAGCGTCTGGCTGCGGCCAGCCAAGTGAAGCACATCGTCGATTCGGTGATGGCGGCCAATCCGGCTACGAAGGTGGTCGTGATGGGCGACCTGAACGACGACGCCACGGACGCCAGCGTCGTGGAGGGGCTGAGCGCCAAGGGCAAGATCAAGGACGTGAAGGAGGGCGACATGTTCAATCCCTTCATCGCCCTGCTGAAAGCCGGTTACGGCACGCTGGCCTACCGCGATGCGTGGAATCTGTTCGACAACATCGTCGTTTCGGAGAACCTGGCGACGGGCTCCACCGGCGAACTGAAAATCCAGCCCGTCGGCAAGTCGAAATTCTACGGGGGCATTTTCCGTCGTCCCTACATGATCCAGAAGGAGGGCCAGTACAAGGGTTATCCGCTGCGCACGTTCGTCGGCAACGACTTTCAGGGCGGTTTCAGCGACCACTTCCCGGTCTATATCTACATTGCCAAATAA
- a CDS encoding DNA/RNA non-specific endonuclease: MKQTGLLYIAWSAMLVLFAGCSDDDDGGVKPLAQLEAKTVNCITKTDRLLTQGPKGQTFRAKIVLAAGEEWCSFDPASRLATAAGGAVGEALPLYLEENSTEEYRAAEISVTYSGGYSVTLRLWQMPYSATPEYDRAWGELPGYREDANYIYKTYNTTLVGNKYFAGGYVRNFTVCYDKKTRVSQWVAYPVFYALYEAPQLSRVNAFGYDPNDQLPVIPTADQQNISSGYGQRGYDRGHMLPQATRYNNYAANRMTYYATNMMPQNSAFNQGVWARLEGQVRQWGPLPSGVRYDTLYVVTGASFKKSTTIPNANGPITVPSHCWKVLLKQTGNLHKELWELAADEVKTIGFIFTNDAAGAATGTAAAACTVEEIEEQTGFKFFQNLDPDVADAVKKQKNIADWPGIY; the protein is encoded by the coding sequence ATGAAACAGACGGGCTTGCTATACATTGCATGGTCGGCAATGCTTGTCCTTTTCGCGGGATGCAGCGACGATGACGACGGAGGTGTGAAACCCCTGGCGCAACTCGAAGCAAAAACCGTGAATTGTATAACCAAAACGGACAGGCTCCTTACCCAGGGCCCGAAGGGGCAGACCTTCCGGGCGAAGATCGTACTGGCGGCGGGCGAGGAGTGGTGTTCGTTCGATCCGGCGTCACGGCTTGCGACGGCTGCGGGCGGTGCGGTGGGAGAGGCGCTGCCTCTCTACCTGGAGGAAAACAGCACCGAAGAGTACCGCGCGGCGGAAATATCCGTCACCTATTCCGGCGGTTATTCCGTGACCCTGCGGTTGTGGCAGATGCCCTATTCCGCAACTCCGGAGTACGACCGGGCATGGGGTGAATTGCCCGGATACCGCGAGGACGCCAACTATATTTATAAGACCTACAACACGACGCTGGTCGGCAATAAATATTTCGCAGGAGGATATGTCCGCAATTTCACGGTCTGCTACGACAAAAAGACGCGGGTTTCGCAATGGGTGGCCTATCCGGTCTTTTATGCCCTTTACGAGGCGCCCCAGTTGTCGCGGGTCAATGCTTTCGGTTACGATCCGAACGACCAGCTGCCGGTAATTCCGACGGCCGATCAGCAGAACATCAGCTCGGGTTACGGACAGCGGGGGTACGACCGCGGGCACATGCTGCCCCAGGCCACACGTTACAACAACTATGCGGCCAACCGGATGACCTATTATGCGACTAACATGATGCCCCAGAACAGCGCGTTCAACCAAGGCGTTTGGGCGCGGCTCGAAGGGCAGGTGCGTCAGTGGGGACCGCTGCCGAGCGGAGTGCGTTACGACACGCTCTATGTGGTGACGGGCGCCAGCTTCAAGAAATCGACGACGATTCCCAACGCCAACGGCCCGATCACCGTGCCGTCGCATTGCTGGAAGGTGCTGCTCAAGCAGACGGGCAACCTGCATAAGGAGCTTTGGGAGCTTGCGGCCGACGAGGTGAAGACCATCGGTTTTATCTTTACCAACGATGCGGCCGGAGCCGCGACGGGCACGGCCGCGGCGGCCTGCACGGTGGAAGAGATCGAGGAGCAGACGGGTTTCAAGTTCTTCCAAAACCTCGATCCCGACGTTGCCGATGCGGTCAAAAAACAGAAAAATATTGCCGACTGGCCGGGAATTTATTGA
- a CDS encoding DUF5689 domain-containing protein: protein MKAVNLWKTLFCAALAITTFGACSDDDKDDEGGLPSITVNGEASATVAVKLDGGTTDAIEVVSTGSWALTFDDETASAWCHPSRETGGKGKTTLTFTVDKWEGAASNDERQVTAKLLTNGSFEGIPIPKTATITVKQNGAGSTEVTTNVKEIRALLKAMNPGQSKVDVTAEIAAMTITGIVVSEFEGHNFGNDYNIAVQDSEAAEDSGLTLNANKFQELALSAGTTVTIPLTGAKVSTYGGVIQLAISNDVAIETSTGTAPEPVVVTPDQLLSYESMLVKIEDCMPATGTAGTAWNNSTNKGNANFTTTAGQTFVVRTGNSAAFKSELIPDKSGFLIGIGGQFNGDKQISPRTASDLSGLDQPIPEPEYQEVTINNLGEGNYLVKNATIVGVHQKGVMFGQEVSGTVYYVLGFNNGWTTQTANPYIANVDKLAELKGTSALRYGLYQFSDFDVTVGAASTLQLPAPVNFDAAAIDAYVADPVYKYVKVVGVLDIDTSNPDYKTYTITIAGVTGKTVAFAYGLDSYYAGLVSGDVVEATGFALGYDTSNSKLNIMLRDIQKNTTVPAVTITTEPETFAATDPQQQTLAYTFANTTAAEISFAIEGTNADKFTIVSTTDANVVVKANGNNESDAAYTANLVAKVAGATLASVELKQEVKQLEGTNTATFDFSTITETGTAAEMIVDGIKLTPDKAAGSTSPGVNKAGEWRLYRANSMTISGATIINIEITFSSTSYMGADFSADLGTYATTDKIGTWTGSATSVVFTNGTTSSENVQARIKKIVVTYKK, encoded by the coding sequence ATGAAAGCAGTAAACTTATGGAAAACATTGTTCTGCGCGGCGTTGGCGATCACTACCTTCGGCGCCTGCTCGGACGATGACAAGGACGATGAAGGCGGGCTTCCGTCGATCACCGTGAACGGCGAGGCTTCGGCTACTGTCGCCGTGAAACTCGACGGTGGGACTACCGATGCCATCGAGGTCGTTTCGACCGGCAGTTGGGCATTGACTTTCGACGACGAGACGGCTTCCGCCTGGTGCCATCCCAGCAGGGAGACAGGCGGCAAGGGCAAAACGACGCTGACTTTTACGGTAGACAAGTGGGAAGGTGCCGCAAGCAACGACGAGCGTCAGGTTACCGCTAAACTGCTTACGAACGGCAGTTTCGAGGGTATTCCCATTCCCAAGACGGCCACGATCACCGTTAAGCAGAACGGTGCCGGTTCGACGGAGGTTACCACCAATGTAAAAGAGATTCGCGCTCTGCTGAAAGCGATGAACCCGGGGCAGTCTAAAGTGGACGTTACTGCCGAGATCGCAGCGATGACGATTACCGGTATCGTAGTTTCGGAGTTCGAAGGCCATAATTTTGGTAACGATTACAATATTGCAGTGCAGGATTCGGAAGCGGCTGAGGATTCGGGTCTTACGCTCAATGCTAATAAATTCCAGGAATTGGCTCTCTCTGCCGGTACGACCGTTACGATTCCGTTGACGGGTGCTAAAGTAAGCACTTATGGTGGCGTGATTCAGTTGGCCATCAGCAACGATGTCGCAATCGAGACTTCGACCGGTACGGCTCCCGAGCCGGTAGTCGTAACGCCGGATCAGCTGTTGAGTTATGAATCGATGCTGGTTAAGATTGAGGATTGTATGCCTGCGACGGGTACTGCCGGAACGGCCTGGAATAATTCAACGAATAAGGGCAATGCTAACTTTACTACGACCGCAGGTCAGACTTTCGTAGTCCGTACCGGCAACAGCGCTGCATTCAAAAGTGAACTTATTCCGGACAAGAGCGGTTTCTTGATCGGTATCGGAGGCCAGTTCAACGGCGACAAGCAGATTTCGCCTCGTACTGCATCCGATTTAAGCGGACTTGATCAGCCGATTCCTGAGCCTGAATACCAGGAGGTTACTATTAACAATCTTGGTGAAGGCAACTACCTCGTGAAGAATGCGACGATCGTCGGAGTTCACCAGAAAGGAGTTATGTTCGGGCAGGAAGTGTCCGGGACTGTGTATTATGTGCTTGGTTTCAATAACGGTTGGACCACTCAAACTGCCAATCCTTATATTGCGAATGTTGATAAATTAGCGGAGTTAAAGGGTACCAGCGCTCTCCGTTACGGTCTTTATCAGTTCTCTGATTTCGATGTTACGGTAGGTGCTGCTTCGACGCTGCAACTGCCTGCACCGGTCAATTTCGATGCGGCTGCTATTGATGCATATGTTGCTGATCCTGTTTACAAATATGTCAAGGTAGTAGGAGTTCTTGATATTGATACCTCGAATCCGGATTACAAAACCTACACGATCACGATTGCCGGCGTTACGGGTAAAACCGTTGCATTCGCATACGGTCTGGATTCGTATTACGCGGGTCTGGTTTCCGGAGATGTCGTTGAGGCTACCGGTTTTGCGTTGGGTTACGATACCTCTAACTCGAAACTGAATATCATGCTTCGTGACATTCAGAAGAATACCACGGTACCTGCGGTTACGATTACGACTGAACCTGAAACCTTTGCAGCAACTGATCCTCAGCAGCAGACGCTGGCCTATACGTTCGCCAATACGACTGCCGCAGAGATATCGTTTGCAATCGAGGGTACGAATGCCGATAAGTTTACGATTGTCAGCACGACGGACGCCAATGTAGTGGTGAAGGCTAACGGCAACAACGAGTCGGATGCCGCCTATACGGCAAATCTCGTTGCCAAGGTTGCCGGTGCGACGCTGGCTTCGGTAGAGTTGAAGCAGGAGGTTAAACAGCTTGAAGGTACGAATACGGCGACGTTTGATTTCTCTACGATAACTGAAACTGGTACGGCTGCCGAGATGATTGTTGATGGGATCAAATTAACACCTGACAAAGCAGCTGGTTCTACTTCTCCGGGTGTGAATAAAGCTGGCGAATGGAGATTGTATAGAGCGAATAGCATGACGATTTCCGGTGCTACGATTATTAACATTGAAATAACATTCTCTTCGACCAGTTATATGGGTGCGGATTTTTCTGCAGACCTTGGGACATATGCTACTACTGATAAAATTGGTACTTGGACGGGCAGTGCAACGAGTGTTGTGTTTACGAATGGCACTACGAGTAGTGAAAATGTTCAAGCTCGCATAAAGAAAATTGTAGTTACCTACAAGAAGTAG
- a CDS encoding DUF4293 domain-containing protein: protein MMIQRIQTLYLLIVTALMAVTLFAPLAWFAGDAGEFGLYAFALKTAEGEAVQPAVYMGTVLALACALPLVTIFLFRRRLLQIRLCVVEIVLLLGCVAMEGVYYFLSWRVFSDLAFHTQGFKPAIALPLVCLLFAYLAARAIFRDELLVRAADRIR from the coding sequence ATGATGATACAACGAATCCAAACGCTTTATCTGCTGATTGTCACGGCTTTGATGGCCGTCACGCTCTTTGCGCCTCTGGCATGGTTCGCGGGTGACGCCGGGGAGTTCGGACTCTATGCCTTTGCGTTGAAGACGGCCGAAGGCGAGGCCGTACAGCCTGCGGTCTACATGGGAACGGTGCTGGCGCTGGCCTGCGCGCTGCCGTTGGTCACGATTTTCCTGTTCCGCCGCCGGCTGCTGCAAATCCGACTCTGCGTGGTCGAGATCGTGTTGCTGCTGGGCTGCGTGGCTATGGAGGGCGTTTATTATTTTCTGAGTTGGCGGGTCTTTTCCGACCTGGCGTTCCACACGCAGGGATTCAAGCCCGCCATTGCATTGCCGCTGGTCTGCCTGTTGTTCGCATACCTGGCGGCCCGGGCTATTTTCCGCGACGAATTGCTGGTGCGCGCGGCCGACAGAATCCGTTGA
- a CDS encoding glycosyltransferase family 2 protein, which produces MDRLDISVVVPLYNEAESLPELAEWVDRVMRENGFSYEMILIDDGSSDGSWEVVEGLKERYPAVRGIGFARNYGKSAALYCGFAAAEGEVVITMDADLQDSPDEIPELRRMILEEGYDLVSGWKKRRHDPVGKRWPSKFFNWTARSVSGIRLHDFNCGLKAYRRKVVKAIEVYGEMHRFIPILAKQAGFRRIGEKVVDHHARKYGHSKFGVERMVKGYLDLISVLFMSHFGRSPMYFFGSLGTLMFLLGGGTTVWIIAEKLWKQFHDLPLRAVTDQPLFYLAILAVILGVQLFLAGFLGELINRNSSERNKYLIDKTL; this is translated from the coding sequence ATGGATAGACTGGACATATCGGTCGTAGTGCCGCTTTACAACGAAGCGGAATCCCTGCCCGAACTGGCGGAGTGGGTCGATCGGGTGATGCGCGAAAACGGCTTCTCCTACGAAATGATTCTGATCGACGACGGTTCGTCGGACGGTTCGTGGGAGGTCGTCGAGGGGCTCAAAGAGCGCTATCCGGCCGTCCGCGGCATCGGCTTCGCCCGCAACTACGGCAAGTCTGCGGCCCTCTACTGCGGATTCGCGGCGGCGGAGGGCGAGGTGGTCATCACGATGGACGCCGATTTGCAGGATTCGCCCGACGAAATTCCCGAACTGCGCCGCATGATCCTCGAAGAGGGTTACGATCTGGTCTCGGGGTGGAAGAAACGGCGTCACGATCCCGTGGGCAAGCGCTGGCCCAGCAAATTCTTCAACTGGACGGCCCGGAGCGTGTCGGGCATCCGGCTCCACGATTTCAACTGCGGGCTGAAAGCCTACCGCCGCAAGGTGGTGAAGGCCATCGAGGTCTACGGCGAGATGCACCGCTTCATTCCGATCCTGGCCAAGCAGGCCGGGTTCCGCCGTATCGGCGAAAAGGTCGTCGATCACCACGCCCGCAAGTACGGGCATTCCAAATTCGGCGTCGAACGGATGGTGAAGGGCTATCTCGACCTGATCTCGGTGCTGTTCATGTCGCATTTCGGGCGTTCGCCGATGTATTTCTTCGGCAGCCTCGGGACGCTGATGTTCCTCCTGGGCGGCGGAACGACGGTGTGGATCATCGCCGAAAAACTCTGGAAACAGTTCCACGACCTGCCTTTGCGCGCCGTGACCGACCAGCCGCTGTTTTATCTGGCGATTCTGGCCGTTATTCTCGGCGTCCAGCTCTTTTTGGCGGGGTTTTTGGGGGAACTTATCAACAGAAACTCTTCCGAGCGGAATAAATATCTGATCGACAAAACTTTATAA
- a CDS encoding DUF4199 domain-containing protein has protein sequence MDKNNFWNEAAKCGAVIGLILAVSSVLENSVFFTSGTGFLYLMLLEFFAVAAVHYYLLHRYTRRRSQLYTADEGFSFGQGYGFLLAVSGFAGIIVGVVQAVYLHLIVGYANYIDHYVSWMTGLFSRMGGASSSMEGMLSQIVNELQNSPAPSMLKTIWGGVWSCLLFGVVFGLIIAGVIARAPKPFGKDSNE, from the coding sequence ATGGATAAGAACAATTTCTGGAATGAAGCCGCGAAATGCGGCGCCGTCATCGGACTGATACTCGCCGTGTCGAGCGTCTTGGAGAACAGCGTGTTTTTCACGAGCGGCACGGGGTTTCTCTATCTGATGCTCCTCGAATTTTTCGCCGTGGCGGCCGTGCACTACTACCTGCTGCACCGCTACACGCGCCGGCGTTCGCAGCTCTACACCGCCGACGAGGGTTTCTCTTTCGGGCAGGGCTACGGCTTTCTGCTGGCCGTGTCGGGTTTCGCGGGCATCATCGTAGGCGTCGTGCAGGCGGTTTACCTGCACCTGATCGTGGGCTATGCGAACTACATCGACCATTACGTTTCGTGGATGACGGGGCTCTTCTCGCGGATGGGCGGCGCCTCCTCGTCGATGGAGGGGATGCTTTCTCAGATCGTCAACGAATTGCAGAACTCGCCGGCGCCTTCGATGCTGAAAACGATCTGGGGCGGCGTGTGGAGCTGTCTGCTCTTCGGCGTTGTTTTCGGCCTCATCATTGCGGGGGTGATCGCACGTGCTCCGAAACCCTTCGGCAAGGACTCCAACGAGTAG
- a CDS encoding L-threonylcarbamoyladenylate synthase, whose protein sequence is MLVKIYEQNPSEKELRRVVDLLERDEIVIYPTDSVYAFGCSLRSAKAIDKLRRIKGKGSAAFTVVFENIAQVAEYCRVDNAVFRILKRNLPGPFTFVLAASARIPDKALERHRTIGVRIPANGVARAVVGALGCPMITASVKDDDEVVEYTTDPELIHERYGSDVALVIDGGIGDNVPTTVVDLTGDEPEILREGKGDLQ, encoded by the coding sequence ATGCTGGTCAAGATTTACGAACAGAATCCTTCGGAGAAGGAGTTGCGCCGGGTCGTGGACCTTTTGGAGCGGGATGAGATCGTCATCTATCCCACCGACAGTGTCTATGCCTTCGGCTGTTCGCTGCGTTCGGCGAAGGCTATCGACAAACTGCGCCGCATCAAGGGCAAAGGTTCGGCGGCATTCACCGTGGTCTTTGAGAATATCGCCCAGGTCGCGGAGTACTGCCGGGTGGACAACGCCGTGTTCCGGATTCTGAAGCGGAATCTTCCCGGACCGTTCACCTTCGTGCTGGCGGCTTCGGCACGCATTCCGGACAAGGCGCTCGAACGGCATCGCACGATCGGCGTCCGCATTCCGGCCAACGGCGTGGCGCGCGCGGTGGTCGGGGCGCTGGGGTGCCCGATGATCACGGCCTCGGTGAAGGACGACGACGAGGTGGTGGAGTACACGACCGATCCCGAGCTGATCCACGAACGCTACGGCAGCGACGTGGCGCTGGTCATCGACGGCGGAATCGGCGACAACGTGCCCACGACCGTGGTGGACCTCACGGGCGACGAACCCGAAATCCTGCGCGAGGGCAAGGGGGATTTGCAATAG